The genomic stretch ccccaggagtattgtcgtaaagcgcgtatgtcagattatcgggggtcatattaacgagggttcactgtacgaatattgggtattccaTTCGTGAatgaaatacttcgagtgattgatatttgattcgaattcgatACCTCGAATATCCGCAgacccctaaaaataagggattgcGTGCCAAACGAAAGATTACGCGATATTTCGCGCAAAACCTGGGGCCTTAAGCATGACTGTAGCTGTGCTTACCACAGGCTCAGCAACGGGTGACCGTGCCAGCACGATGGGCAACCCAAAGGCCGAGATGACGATACCAGTTGTGATGAAGTAGGCTAACTCTTGGGCCGCATTGCTGACACCACCAGTTTCTCTGTAACGCCGCGCTATCAGTGATGGCATGGGTGAGAGCACGTAGAAGAGCAGCACGAAGAACGGGTACCAATTGCTACAGGAGGGGAAAAACATTCAATGTACTAATAATGACGCATTACTAAGGGCATGCCAAATATTTACTTCTTCGTGCCACGCAGAATATCTCAAGAAGTCCTCCTTCAGCCCGCATAATATGTTTCACGTCTATTGTTATTAGGTGGCCGCGAGAATGTGGATTTAAATGTGAAATTACGAGTTTTACGTATGTAAAACCTTGCGCCTCGAAAATTTCCCCAGAAATATTGTCGTAACATTCAAATAAATTTTCCTTTTTGTCGCGAGTATGGAAGCGgtgctttaaagggactatcgcatccgtcgcgGTCGATTCCAAAGCTCCATTTTACTTCTCGTTCATTGCCGATAATCACGCGAAAAATACGACACGAATTTGTCGAGTGTGTccgtgcaatttgatgtaatgcgtggcaacagcagacgacggatgttagAGCATtctggaattccctctctggaaacgccACTTGGACAAGACCAATGAGCGGGCGGCAGAGAGACCTTGGTGCACGACTGCCAGGCAGGAGTGGAAGCTGTTCGTCATACATGTTTCTACAGCCAAGAGCGTAGCACGTCAGTCAGTAGTCACCCTAGCAGGCGAAAGCCAGCGTGTTTACCGTGctcttttcacttagtatattgcggtGTGAACTTGAAGCACTTGACGGCCTCTGAGACAATCACCTGCACTGCACTCTCATTCGTGTGCCCGGCTTATGTCATTCTgtcttagctgcagagggaatGTGAATCTcgaaaactcgtttatttaataagcaagctgttttcggaagagaaacttggccaagtagactgtgaaaCCACAACGAATATTACCGCCTCAGTCTCATGCACACCTTTCAGGACGCGACAGTCCCTATAATGTGGTCGAGAATATTAGCGTTGAGAAGAAAAGCGTAACTCCGAGTCACGCCATCTTGGCAAATGTAAGTCCCGAAATAAAGAGCTGATGacgaaggaacgaataaccgagagacacgggacacgaagacaagcacaagagttctcagacacagtaatGATTTAATAACACACACCTCCTAAATACCTAACAACTCCAGGAGGGGAGAACTCTGAGAACTGTGAAgtgtctgagaactcttgtgcttgtcttcgtgtctctcggttattcgttccttcatcatcatgcaccagttagtctgcgccctctctcttTTATTTCCTCAGACGCCCATTATTCCCCACACTGTTGAATTGTACATACAGGGAATTCTCATGCTGCCAGATATCCATccagtttcataattttttttttattgaataaaaaaaatattcctACCTGGGCTGTGGCAAGGCACATCCAAGCACCAGCAGGGTCATGCCCACTGAACCTGAGAAGGCCAGGGCCACGAGCCTGCAAAAAAACGTTGCAGCAGAGCTACTGTAAGTCTACTACTCATGTTGCGCCAATTCAAACTCGCGCTACTACTTACGCTATAATTCCAACGGGGAATGgaacatgaaaaagaaaacgggcAAAGATAAGACATTGCGCACATATATAGTGATGAGAATCTTCCAATAAAGTCTGAAAGAATACATTTCGAACTGGTCAAGATATTTACTTTTTACACTGACCATACTGACAGGGCGCTACCTGCTAAACACGATTCGACACTGTATAACTAATAGCCCGATTAAAACTACAAGTAAATGCTTCTCTACTCTCTAATAGTAACTGTGTGTCTATTAAATTTTGCGAATGCAATCAACTAGTCGCCCAAACCGAAATGTTCACGTTCAATGTCACCAGCACAAATCCTGTCTGCCTGTCACTTCTGTGACAATGCAGACCTATGTTACTATTATATCTGTCCCCGGTGATTGCAGCATCAAACATTGTTAGAAGAATACACTTGACGCTATCTTGTAACTTGGAGACCGAAAGATTACCTTTGATGCCCGCCATGATGATAATCCTGTCCGAACTGCTCCGAACTCCGATTTTGATGttttcagtgttgtagaatCTGTTATATAACCTTCTTATTATCTAattaaaagaaatgaaaattttaaACACGTTTATAAATACTCGTTGTAAACAGATTTTAACTTTATGCATTCGGTTTTTCTTCAGCAAGCTGCGGACTTATTATGTCGTGTCGCTTTGCGTTCGGTTGTCCCTGGAGTGGTGTGTTATATCTCTGTGTGTGAGGTGTCTGTTATAAGTTTGCTCACATTTTTGGTCAAAGATGGCAGCCGGAAAGTCAAAGTAAGCTCATATCATAGTTTGTTCCTTCcgaatatttgttgttgttctcgtgCCTAAGCGCATATCGAGAAATCATTAAAATTATCTCAGCATTAGGCTTAAACCCGGCTTCTATTTCTCCTAGTCATCCTGGTCATTTTTTGTATAGGCTTAATAGTTTAAGCGCTCGTAGTTAATATTTTGCTTTGTAACTCATCAAATAAGTCCAGTTGATTTTATCTCGGGACGATGGTTCCCGCCGAGCTTGCGGAGCCCAGCGTGGCTTGCACGACACAAAGCAAGTTGTGTTTTTCTCATTTTAATCAGTTATACCTTGCACGACGTTTTGTCAGCGGTACTGTCTCGCTCGTAACATATCAAGTTTCGATTCTACGTCGTACAGTCCTAGCACTGCTGCGGCACCTCATCCCTACTGCCTGCTTTAGTCGCGAAAAATATCTGTAGTATCGCATACTGTATTCTAGCGCGTGTCAGTTAATACCGCGTGATGGATCTTTACACAGAAGTGGTAATTTGACATTTATACGTAGTTTGCGTCGATTCCATCGTCTCTGTTCCCAAGGACTACAAGCATGACGCGGCAGAATTCACCTTTAATCGCCTAGCGTTAAGAAGCAGGGCAATGACCCTCAAGTTCCGCTGCATTAAATCAAAATCCGGCGTGTTTATGGGGGCTTCTATGTCACCTTTGTGTTTAAGTATGTTGCTGGGTTTCTTGTGCAGCCCAGAAGAACTGGCCACAGCCATCTTGAAAACGAAGCTGAAGCCCAACCGGCTCTTGGTGGAAGAGGCCACGAACGATGACAATTCTGTCGTTTCACTTTCTCAGGTTTGTGATGCCTCAAGATCGAAATGAATCTCTCATTAAGAGGGTATCTGGTAAGCAAGGAGGAAAAGAGATGGAGGCTTCAAAGTAAATCTTCCAGTCACTGTCTGTATCTTTTTCATCATATAGAAGAACATGTCATCGTCAGAACGTAATTTTCTTTTTGAAATATCTACTAGAGCATTTCCAGTAGCGTAGCTTTGTATTGACAATTATTAGGAAGCGTGTGAAAGGCTGACTTGTCTCCGTAACAATTTTGCTAATGTTGCTGCAGCGAGgaagtttcatatttgtttaaACTACCAACTGAACTATGTAGTGTATTAGTACGCTAATTATAATGTCACAAATAGATGACACTGTTGTTTTGGCTCCTGGTAGGCTCATGACTAATGGGTTTAATTTTGTTGCTACTTTAAAGTCCTCCTTGGGTCCGAGACGGGCTCGCTGTATCGCTAAATgatacataaataaaaataacgCATTTGATCGGTAATTAGTGTCTCGGAACCTGTTGTGCAAAGATGCTTATTATTAGCCGCAACACAGAAAAGGCTGAATGCGTAGAGGGAAAGACCCTTTTAGAATGTAAAACAGGCTCAGGTTGCATCAGGTGCAATTTTGCCGATTCATCCTGCAAAGTCTATATGGCGTTTTGCAACATGCACAGGCGAAAATGGATGAGTTGATGTTATTCCGCGGAGACACTGTGCTGCTGAAGGGGAAGAAGAGGAGGGAGACTGTGTGCATCATGCTCTCCGACAGCACCTGTCCCACAGAAAAGATCCGCATGAACCGTTGCGTGCGCAACAACTTGCGGGTACGGCTCGGCGATGTTGTCAGGTAAATGTCTGCTGTTTGTTTGTTACTCTGCAAACAAAGTAGAGCAATACTAGCCAGGGTGGCTACCAACAAGGGGGAGGGGTTGTCCAATACAACAAGATCAAAGGCAGAAAAATGGGGCAGTATCAAAACGCAGGCACGTTTCCTTTTGTTATGGTCAGGGAAATTGAAGGCACCAGCTTAGTAGACCCCACTACTGTGAAGCAACATAAATACCATGCTGCTACATTTCCTCTACCATACCCTTCTCTAGGCAAAACCTTGGGTATCTCGTTGCTGAATGTGTCTAAAGACTGCAGTATTTATCTTCCCTCACATTGTCAGAATGCCGCATGTTGCCTTCCATTCTCTTACAAACTGTTTGACCGTACAAAAAACTTATGTTCAATAAGCTTTTTCAGCATGAGCCAAGCATGCATGcattgcatttttcttcaaAACTGTGCTGCCATGTCAACTAATTTTACGTGCGTTATACTAATTGTAAcaggactttcatttgagagcaagttgtttgtTCGAAACATATGTTTAACTTGTATACTGACCTGAAATATTGAGAAATCACAGTGCGTAGCATTTTTGCGATAATTTTGTGAAACGAAGTGCGTGCGAGCTTTAATTTTTTGCGTAGAGTAACAGTCTGTTGTGCGTAGAATAGGTGAGAAAAAAATTAGTCTCTTAGATGCAGGGGGGCGTAGTTTCTCTTTTTTGTCTCACAACTGCTGCACCCTGCAATCAGACTGGTGAACATAAAAAATAATGATGGGAGAACCCAAGTGGACAACCATGCCTGAACTGAGATGAAAGAGTTACCCGTATTTGTAGCGGTCATACTTACATAGTGAATATGGTATGTACAACACTGGCCATATATAATAGCAAAAAAACGTGGGAGATTCATCCCAGTTGGTTGTGTTTCACCTCAACAGGTGATGACAGGCAGCAAATAATGGTCAGTTCTTCAGTCGGAGGCGAGTTGACCTCTGTTTGTTGCAGTCTTGGATAGTAACTTGTACTGGTAAAAGAAAGGGAGCTTTCTTCACTAAGTCACAGCAACAAGGTGCTATTCTTTTTGTTCAAAATAGAGTGAAAAAAGCTGCGTACTTCACTCAGCCCCGCAGTAGGCgtaaaaaatgtgagcgtctgccggcgatctgcccatgccaggtATGCTTCTGGACGCGTCAACTGCAGACGAACAAGCGGCCGCCCAATCAAAGCACTCTTCCGCAACAAATTTGCGTCACCTGTGGCTTGCCACCTCGCCTACTGCAGCGCTTAAGCACTGAGCATTTTCCGCCAGGAAGCACCTTTTCCCATAGCAGCATTCAACATGCCTTTCGATACATTACTGCACACTGTTTCTTAAgcagttgttggatttagttgttAAATTTGCGATATTGTCTATTTTTTCGAGCAACtaatttcactaagctttcgcTTTGTGATCTAGCAACAGTGATATCGGAGCAAGACGTTCCGACAGTGCCTGCttgtttttcgctccatggaagTTGGCCTTTACTCCACTTGTGCCATCATTTTTCTCGCATATGAGTTTTCAGACTTGCTTTAGAATGTTCCTGTTGAAGGGAAGCAATAATGGCTCGAGTGTAGTGAGCATGCAGCGTAATTGCAGTTGGACAGTACTGGCACTAAAATAAAGCTTTGTCAGAATTTCGCTTACTCTGCTGTAGCTGTAGCTGTAACTAGATACATTTTAAGAAAACTGTTATTGTAACTAAATTAATATTCGGCGAATTAATACGGGCTGGCTGTAACTAAGCTACGTTAAGTAACTTACCCACGACTGGTGTATTTGATGTCATTGGCTGTATTTCTATTCGTGCATGCCCGGTGCAGCATTGTGTTAAACATTTGTATTAAACATTTATGGCTCGTTTGAAGATGGACAGTCTAATGCTTGTGTTGCAGCATTCAGCCCTGCCCCGATGTGAAATACGGCAAACGAATCCACGTCCTCCCGATCGACGACACAGTCGAGGGACTCACGGGGTGAGAATGCTTTGTATGTCTTTTAAGGCTTTTTAAGCGGGTTTAAGTGAAATTTACTCGAGTGAAGTTTGCACGGTGCTGTATCGATGTTGAGCATGTTACGAACAATTAATGCACGGTCACATTTGTTGTAGCTAAGACAACAGGTTAAGCTAAGTGTTCCCGGTTAAAAGTATTTCACCTAAATAGTTTGATTTGGGAGAATTGCATTGTTGTTTCTGCGTGCAGGAGTCTGTTTGACGTGTACCTGAAGCCGTACTTCCTGGAAGCGTACCGGCCCATCCACAAGGGAGACCTCTTCCTCGTTCGCGGAGGCATGAGGGCAGTGGAGTTCAAGGTGGTGGAAACTGACCCCTCACCGTACTGCATCGTGGCCCCCGACACTGTGATCCACTGTGATGGGGAACCCATCAAGCGAGAGGTAACGACGTCGGACATGTGGGATATGGGATGTAAGAGCACCGTTGACACCTTGACAGGAAGAGGAAGAGAGTTTGAACGAGGTTGGCTACGACGATATTGGAGGTTGCCGTAAGCAGTTGGCCCAGATCAAGGAGATGGTAGAGCTCCCACTCAGACATCCCAGTCTCTTCAGAGCTATTGGTGTCAAGGTACGACCTCGTAACCTCCTCTTGGCTTCGGAGCTAAAAGTTTAGCCTTTTTTCAGCCACCCAGAGGTATTCTTTTATATGGTCCCCCAGGAACTGGTAAAACGCTGATCGCACGAG from Ornithodoros turicata isolate Travis chromosome 4, ASM3712646v1, whole genome shotgun sequence encodes the following:
- the LOC135390581 gene encoding leptin receptor gene-related protein-like, which encodes MTLLVLGCALPQPSNWYPFFVLLFYVLSPMPSLIARRYRETGGVSNAAQELAYFITTGIVISAFGLPIVLARSPVAEPVIQWGACGLVLAGNIVVFITILGFFLAFDSDDVDYNMW